A single region of the Longimicrobium sp. genome encodes:
- a CDS encoding GntR family transcriptional regulator, with translation MDQETALSDKLRDRILSALHLGLLQPGDRLPSIRALWREMGVDHRVVAQAYRILEDEGLVEVRGRSGVYLAPQDQLGGEVLAETARWMAGVLVEGWKRRMTLAEIPELIRRCTSTVPLRCAVVESNVDQMTVYSAELEEQFGLTAVPVYISPVPLPRPDRSVEFHAVEEAIRSADLVVTTSYHSRLVRKAAENVNVPSVTLTVNAEVVETVQREIRTGGVTLVCVDPEFGNRLRAMYADASEGEQIRVVLADDEEARAALDPSEPVILTRAARAQLGAGVQLPPLLLPHSPTFSAHTARELLQLIIRLNLAAAERQDATQLLAGTE, from the coding sequence ATGGACCAGGAAACCGCACTCAGCGACAAGCTGCGCGACCGAATCTTGAGCGCCCTGCACCTGGGGCTGCTCCAGCCGGGCGACCGCCTGCCCAGCATCCGTGCCCTGTGGCGCGAGATGGGGGTGGACCACCGGGTGGTGGCCCAGGCCTACCGGATTCTGGAGGACGAGGGGCTTGTGGAGGTACGCGGCCGCTCGGGCGTGTACCTGGCCCCGCAGGACCAGCTGGGCGGCGAGGTGCTGGCCGAGACGGCGCGGTGGATGGCGGGGGTGCTGGTGGAGGGGTGGAAGCGGCGGATGACGCTGGCCGAGATCCCCGAACTCATCCGCCGCTGCACCAGCACCGTGCCCCTGCGCTGCGCCGTCGTGGAATCCAACGTCGACCAGATGACGGTGTACAGCGCCGAGCTCGAGGAGCAGTTCGGGCTGACGGCGGTGCCCGTCTACATCTCGCCCGTGCCCCTTCCCCGCCCCGACCGCTCGGTGGAGTTCCACGCGGTGGAAGAGGCCATCCGCTCGGCGGACCTGGTGGTGACCACCAGCTACCACTCGCGGCTGGTGCGCAAGGCGGCCGAGAACGTGAACGTGCCCTCGGTGACGCTGACGGTGAACGCCGAGGTGGTGGAGACGGTGCAGCGGGAGATCCGCACGGGCGGGGTGACGCTGGTGTGCGTGGACCCGGAGTTCGGCAACCGGCTGCGCGCCATGTACGCCGACGCCAGCGAGGGCGAGCAGATCCGCGTGGTGCTGGCGGACGACGAGGAGGCCCGCGCGGCGCTGGACCCGTCGGAGCCGGTGATCCTCACCCGGGCGGCCCGGGCGCAGCTGGGCGCGGGGGTGCAGCTTCCGCCCCTGCTGCTCCCCCACTCGCCCACCTTTTCGGCGCACACCGCGCGCGAACTGCTGCAGCTGATCATCCGCCTGAACCTGGCCGCGGCGGAGCGGCAGGACGCCACGCAGCTGCTGGCCGGCACCGAGTAG
- a CDS encoding circadian clock KaiB family protein — MEGIRLTLYVAGESSRSQAAERNLRALCRGLRGADLRVVDVVHDPDAAEHARILTTPTVVREHPAPPRRVTGDLGDAARVLAALDLHTDTDP; from the coding sequence TTGGAAGGCATCCGGCTCACCCTGTACGTGGCGGGCGAAAGCTCCCGGTCGCAGGCCGCGGAGCGCAACCTTCGCGCGCTCTGCCGCGGCCTTCGCGGCGCCGACCTGCGCGTGGTGGACGTGGTGCACGACCCAGACGCCGCCGAGCACGCCCGCATTCTCACCACTCCCACGGTAGTCCGCGAACACCCCGCGCCGCCCCGCCGCGTTACCGGCGACCTGGGCGACGCGGCGCGCGTGCTGGCCGCGCTGGACCTGCACACGGACACCGACCCATGA
- the kaiC gene encoding circadian clock protein KaiC, whose protein sequence is MSHDTAGVTKLPTGISGLDHITEGGLPRGRSTLVAGTAGSAKTVFATQFLAAGIEEFGEAGVFVTFEDGVDDIRRNMRGFGWDIEGWERDGKWAFVDASPHPDGGEVIVGEYDLGGLMARIRGAVERVGAKRVSLDSLNALFVQYREHALLRGEMFRITRLVKEMGVTVIFTGERREEYGEVSRHGLEEFVADNVVILRNLLMDERRRRTIELLKMRGAPHQRGEFPFTVTPDRGIVVVPISGIPLTQSSSTVRITSGSDELDRMCGGGFFRDSIILLSGATGTGKTLTVTQFLAGGVKKGERCLLFAFEESRDQLFRNAAAWGYDFAKMEEDGTLKVVNQYPHAMSMEDHLLMMRDTIRDFEPNRVAVDSLSALERVTSVRSFREFVIGLTSFLKQQETAGLFTSTTPSLLGGSSVTEKHISTLTDTIILLRYVETHGQMRRALTVLKMRGSAHEHDIREYTIDGTGMNLGEPFREISGILSGHLVQGEAEGSDSGPAAGG, encoded by the coding sequence ATGAGCCACGACACGGCAGGCGTCACCAAGCTGCCCACCGGCATCTCCGGCCTGGACCACATCACCGAGGGCGGGCTGCCCCGCGGCCGCTCCACGCTCGTCGCCGGCACGGCGGGGAGCGCCAAGACCGTCTTCGCCACCCAGTTCCTGGCCGCCGGAATCGAGGAGTTCGGCGAGGCCGGCGTCTTCGTAACCTTCGAAGACGGCGTCGACGACATCCGCCGCAACATGCGCGGCTTCGGGTGGGACATCGAAGGATGGGAGCGCGACGGCAAGTGGGCGTTCGTCGACGCGTCGCCCCATCCCGACGGCGGCGAGGTGATCGTGGGCGAGTACGACCTGGGCGGCCTGATGGCCCGCATCCGGGGCGCCGTCGAACGCGTCGGGGCGAAGCGGGTGTCGCTGGACTCGCTCAACGCGCTCTTCGTGCAGTACCGCGAGCACGCCCTGCTGCGCGGCGAGATGTTCCGCATCACCCGCCTGGTCAAGGAGATGGGCGTCACCGTCATCTTCACCGGCGAGCGGCGCGAGGAGTACGGCGAGGTCAGCCGCCACGGACTGGAGGAGTTCGTGGCCGACAACGTCGTCATTCTTCGCAACCTGCTGATGGACGAGCGACGCCGCCGCACGATCGAGCTGCTGAAGATGCGGGGCGCGCCCCACCAGCGCGGCGAGTTTCCCTTTACCGTCACGCCCGACCGGGGGATCGTGGTCGTCCCCATCTCCGGGATCCCGCTGACGCAGAGCTCGTCCACCGTGCGCATCACCTCGGGGAGCGACGAGCTGGACCGGATGTGCGGGGGCGGCTTCTTCCGCGACTCCATCATCCTGCTTTCGGGCGCCACGGGAACGGGAAAGACGCTCACCGTCACCCAGTTCCTGGCGGGCGGGGTGAAGAAGGGGGAGCGCTGCCTGCTGTTCGCCTTCGAGGAAAGCCGCGACCAGCTGTTCCGCAACGCCGCCGCGTGGGGGTACGACTTCGCGAAGATGGAGGAGGACGGGACGCTGAAGGTGGTGAACCAGTATCCGCACGCGATGTCGATGGAAGACCACCTGCTGATGATGCGCGACACCATCCGCGACTTCGAGCCCAACCGGGTGGCGGTGGACTCGCTGTCGGCGCTGGAGCGGGTGACCAGCGTGCGCAGCTTCCGCGAGTTCGTCATCGGCCTCACCTCGTTCCTCAAGCAGCAGGAAACCGCGGGGCTGTTCACGTCCACCACGCCGTCGCTGCTGGGGGGATCGTCCGTGACGGAGAAGCACATCTCCACGCTGACGGATACCATCATCCTGCTGCGCTACGTAGAAACGCACGGACAGATGCGGCGGGCACTGACCGTGCTGAAGATGCGCGGCTCGGCGCACGAGCACGACATCCGCGAATACACCATCGACGGCACGGGGATGAACCTGGGCGAGCCGTTCAGAGAGATTTCGGGGATCCTGTCCGGCCACCTCGTGCAGGGTGAGGCCGAGGGATCGGACTCCGGGCCGGCCGCGGGCGGCTGA